tttgacacgacctagacacacgggcgtgtctattggtcgtgtgtggcacatgggctgGCACTTTGGCATGTGGTCAGtggtgtgatccaagtcagtaacccccatTAGAttttacatggcctggcacacgggcgtgttcacggccgtgtggtgcaagtcagtatgccctgttttcacacggtctgtgacacgggcgtgtttggtaGCCgggtgaggcacacggcctgttcacacgggtgtgtgacccttaaatgttagaaaattttacaagtttctcaaagtttgtgaatgttatcggtttagtcccgaatcacttctaagcatgttttaaggtcttgtaggaccttacaagggacaatgtgattgatatgaatggattttgattatgaatgtatgaatgtatgcaaatgatatatgttattcggtaatgcttcgtaaccgaattccggcgttggatacgggttaggggtgttaaatttGTTATATACAGTTTGATGGTTGCAATTCTTGTTTTGGATTTAGGGTTGATTTTacgaaagttaattgctaatattattagttaattgtgaattttcatcaaatcttcattgaaatccaaattaaaaactaaaaagttaACACCATTACTTTTGGGTACCAAAATGTCTAATTTTTGTCAAATGCAAATACCATATTGGACAAAAAAGATATAAGTATCACATTAAAAAATGTCAAACTTAGATATCAAATGATTACCTAAAACAATATAGCTTAATTTAGCCAACCTCACATTATAGTTACAATAACTCTATGTTTGGATTGAGGTAATATAAAGGAAAAGAAAGCAAAGCTGAGGAAAGAAAGATCCTTTTCTTTTTAAGCAAAAATTAAGGAATGCGATTATCCCTTACTTTCTCTCAAATATTCAATTTTTGTATACCTCAAATTAAAGGGAAAGTTAAGTAAAAGAACCTTTTCCTTGACAATTATAAATCTAAACATAGtgtaaattaattgattttaatcttatcatcatatttcatttgcaTCATGGTTATCTAAACCGAATTAGATGGACTGAAAACTAGTTAAGGTATCAATCCAAAAAAAGACTTTAAACTAGACCACTTGAATCAGGTTAAAAAACAGGTTgaacttatttttaatatttttttaattttttatgatttttaataaattgaattgtCTAGACTAGACTAATCAACAAATTGGTAATTTGACCAATTAGACCACCAATCTGATCCTGAAAACCTTGATTTGGACgtggatttaattttttattatgtattttcttttctatataaactttttaaatattttataattctttttagaATGATGACTAAATTGacagaatatgtaaatattaagggttaaatttgttgagtTTTTTAGAATCATGATCAAATTGACATAGCATGTAAATATTGATATCTGaatttgttattatgccaatataaAAAAGATCACGCCAGCATCCATTAGGAATTCAACGACGAAATGACCAAAATATACAATGTCTTTAAGgacaatgattaaattgaaaattttgttcaagtgACTAAATAAGAACACCCTAATACTTGTATGACTAATTatggtaatttacccaatttataatgttaaaatatattattatctaACAACAAGAATTaaataaacatacaaaaatataaaaatatcacaaaCGTTTATCGATTTGTGACATTCCAATCACTCATTCTTTAATTGTTGTTAATTCTTTAACAATATAATGACATAATTCATTAACTCAATATTTAATACCTAATTAGCCCTCAAAATATagctaatatttttaaaatcaacgAAAAAAAACATGTTGAGAGCTAAATTGTtaatcaacaacaacaaaaaatgatTATCGAGGTAATCCAATTCCCTTTACTGTTCATACAATTGTGTAAAAAGATGTGTTAAACTCTTAATGAATGAATCACTTAGAATGAGAAGTTTGggaaaaaaatataagaattaatgGCCTTTTTTTCTTGGGAATTAAAGAAGAGGGAAAAAAAATCTGCTTAGGGTGGTTGATTAGCGCTCTTTTTACTGCAAAGAGGGGGCATTGCAGTGTCACCTATGGCCGAATTGTTGAGAAATATAAGAGTGAAATAAGGTGATTTGAAGAACCTCAAGATTATACAGTTTCAACATCTTTTTAGGGTTTTGGACTTTCAGATGTAGTGGCACCATCTTCTGTTTCTGTTGTGGTATGTTGTTGAGTCTGAGAATCTGCAACCAAAATtagtaaaatggaaaaaaatgttatcatatatattatatgttgtaAAAGTATAATAAAGTTTCTTGGATTGAGAGTCGGAatacatttctttttatttacaaaaaatttatctatttttactattaaaaattaaatattgaaagttGACATGCGGTACAAGTAGCACGCCATGTATATCTGTCAGTTatgtcaatttttaataatataaatggataaaaattttaactaaaaaaactattttactctttcatttaatatttttagactatttttctCAACCTATCTTTTGATAAGTTATCTCTATAATACTTTATCTATTATATCTGCATTTGTGGGTGAGAATACGATGGCAGGATGAAAAATGATGGTAATTTGGGGCTCTCCACATttgcatataaaaaaataaaaacacagtGCATAACATGTTTAGTGGGGCTCTCCATATTTTCCATGAATCTGAATCAACCATCATCCCAGATACTGAAACCACATGCAATCACTACTAGTTTACACAATGCTAGCTCCTCTGTCATGACTTTCTATGGATCAATCATTTGGGGCAATGGCAATAAGTCAACAATACATACAGCTCATTCACATGGATGTAACGAATGCTACCGTGATCATTGCGGTAAATATCGATGGTAGATGATAAtattagaaaaattttacctGAGGAAGAGGGAAAGGGTGGGGGAGGAGGATTGGTGGAGGACCCCTCCATTGGAGTAGGATAGTAAAGATAGGAAGGTCCATGGAAGCGTTGTGCAGAAAATGTCCCTCTTGGAGGTTGCAAACAATACCCATAATAATATGGGGAGcccattgatgatgatgatgatgatccaTAAAGTTGATGATAGTGTTGTGGCTGCTGAATTTGTGGATTATAGACAGCCTGCAATGCGACCATTCAATCAACATTGTTGGCTTATGAACCATTTGACTTaatattgaacaaaaaaaaaaacaaattataatcaCTTACTTGGTGATACCTATATTCAGGACCGTAAGTTGTGTACCTGTAAACACagaattcatcaaacactctaaTTAGTACCCGGTAAGCATGAGATTACTATAGAATGCATAAAATCTGAACATACTAATTAAAAGCCTAAAAATGGGGCTGTTGGTATAAACTCATATATCTAAACATCATTTGGGGGACCATTTTGATATACACATTTGAGCCCTACAAAGCAAAGCCATGCTTTCTGAAAAATTTACCGGTTTTGCCAAATTGATTAATATTCATATCtataagcaaaagaaaaaaaaagaaatgtgtTGAAGGCATGGATCACTTTGAATGAAAACAATGTGTGGTACATACCCGTATGGTGCATAAAAGACCGGAGCCGGAGGTGGAGGTGGTGGCAGTGGTGCTGCAACTCCACTATAAGATGGTGCACCTTGCTGTCCAACAACCTGATAAGGATTGCTACCTTGAATGCTTCCTGCATATATGAATTCACCATATCCAATTCATTATATGTTTCGAATAAAGGTTTCTGGCGGAaatactttaaaaagaaaaaaagaaaagaaaagttgatcaACCTCGTGGAGGTGAAGGTGTAGGCCTTCCAAGTGACGCAATGTTACAATTTGCTCTTCTTCCATTGATTATAGGGTTTGGATCAACACAAGCTTTCCTAGCTGATTCTGGATCACGAAAAGTAACCTACAGAAATGCAGTGATCTTAATGaactatacatatatattataagaagAAATTAATTAGAGAAAAGATACTTACAAAGCCATATCCTTTAGATTTCCCAGTTATTTTATCAGTGATGATAACAGCTTCAAGAATCTCTCCAAACTGTTCAAAATACCTACGCATGTCATCGGTGGGTGTCTCCCAAGCCAATCCTCCAACAAACACTTTCGTCAACGTCGTGTCACCGAATGGTGATCGGTAAGATGGATAAGCAGCCGTCATTGCCTTTTTAAACaaagcaaaacaaaaacaaatgggtaactttcctttatcggatttatatTTACAGTTGACAAGATTGATGTAGTAACAAGCTGAAGCTTCTGCAATTCCGGTTGATGATCTTCATCACTTTTGCTAATGTTTGCTTTACGATTCTTGTCTCTTTATCCATTTCCAAAGGCGCCGCCCCCACTCTATAAGCTCACAACAAATGAATCATTGAAGATGGTCTGCGAATGGGATGAAGCTTACTTTAAAAGATGTTATGGAagttggttggttggttggttggttggttgatTGTTGTGGTTGCTgtaagagagaaagagagagagagagagagagaggagagaCCAGACAGCTGCTAACGTTAATTTGCTGTCTATAGTCCTACTTGAGATGTTGAAAGTGGGGGAAAGGGAGAGAGTTGGGTTGGTAAAATAAGAATGACAGCTCCGTGACTGTATGCACTCAAGCCTGTCCTTCACTGTCTCTGCATTAATATACCCTCCCAACTCCACAATCAATACCCCTTGGTCCCTTACTGTTCATTGTGAATTTCATTGTGGCTATATATCTTGATTTTTAGTTTCATAATGTTAACCTGTcagatagtaataataataataataataacaacaaattgGGATTTAAAGAAATATATTATTCTATATGATTTGGTGTGTTTGACCAAACATAGAACAAATTAAATTGGTGATTACTTATAGATGAGTttattttaaagtgtaataaaaaTAGTGATAGGGGCCCCTATTTCCTTGAGAAAATATAAAACAACCAGTTgtatcaataaataaatattgtatataaaAGAACCAGACTTGCACGCACTGGCAGAGTTGTTTAATCATCATTCAAAGGACTTGTTCACTAAATGTCATGTATTTATGGACATATATTTCTGTATttatatcatgacatgtataaattttgGTACCAAATCGTGCTTAATATTATGGGTATAGGGATGCATATTCCCACATGAACCCATGTTCATAAACGCCACTAAtcataagcacagaatataacagtTAGGATCACAAACCAGAGGGAAATGGGGCGGCAGCGTTGAAAACAAAATCTCAAAAAGCTTCTCAACTAGCATTTTCATCTCCTCAAATCGTAATAAACAAAGATTGGGGATTAGTTGTTAATGGAAGAGCATTATCATGTTCCACGCGCAATTCCCTACTGGAAAATCGCATGTTTGTCATATTATGGCTTCTTTGTAAACCCAGCCCAGCCAGCCCCTGAGTTTTAGTCATCACAACGCTTTTGGAAAACCAACCTTCTAATTGATAGGTAGATActaccaaaaaattttaaattgacttCATATTCAATACGAGAATTAAATCATCTATCATCGGTTAATTACCAGTTTTTGATTATTAATATAGGaatgtaaaggaatttttgagtTAAATATGAAGATGGAATTTGTTGTAGTATGAGAAAAAGAAATGGGTGAACTGGCAGGTCTCCCCACGTTGGATCCTATCACACATTCACAATAATGAGCTGGATTTCTTCCTTTGACACAAAAGAAAGTAAGTACATATAAAATATCAACCAGGTAtgaatatacaaatataaaaatagaggAAAATATTCAAAACTAGACCCATCAACGAAACCCAATCGATGGTTTTAAATGTTTGCGGTCTGTCCTGTAACTTGTAGATGTTGAagtgtataataaatttataaataatttaataattatattgaaaAATTGCAAATTTGCATCTCATAAATCATAATACGCTTTCTTTTAAGAAGAATAATGCAGATTTTGTTGATGTTggacaattgattttttttattattattgatagttaGATAAATTGATTCGATGAAATctgcattgaaatggtaaaattagaCCAATTGATTGATTCAATGAAAAATATGCTTTTAacttaaatattgattttaatgttaaacaaaaattaaataaggttaataaaatgaGGATTTGATCTAATTGCATTTATTTTAAAACGAAATTTCAAGATTTAAGGTTGAAGGATcattaattataactatttttaaaataaaaaaatttatcggCTCTAGTAATTCTATACTAATTTGTTAATAATTGATTTTAACACAGTAATAGTATGAAACATCCGTATGTAAATGAGATATTCATTTTCGTAATATATTCAACTTCGAGGAGGACAAAGATAAAAGGGGGAGGCTGTGGCCTTGGCCTCTCAAAAATGGTAGATTTATTATATTTTGCCCCCCtccaataatttataatttatggcTTATCTCTGATTCTTTTAAAGTAATTTTCTGACTTTGTcctaaaattcaattcaagaaaaacttaaattaattttggtAGTTGTACAAACAAGGGGTACTTgctttgaaaaacataaattgtgGATACAATAGTGCTTGGAACTGTGGCCACAATTTCAACCACGAAACCAAAAGTGAGAAAACAATAAAGAACACTAAGATTGTTTACGCAGTTCAACCTCAATTTATCCACGAGGCCTTATCCAGAGCAATGATCCACTGTCTTTCTCATAGTACAACTAATAATTTAAGTCCTAACACTAGGCTAACACTCACCAATTTAGTGGCCTCACTATTATACAAGAATAGATCACTCTCCTACTAAGCATACCTCTTGAAAGCTTAGTTTTACAACTTAAGAGACTCTCTTAATTATTTACAGATGCAATGCACACATAAAAACGTTCCTAACTTGAACAAATTTGTGCTCTCTTAATCTCTCGGTCTATTTTAACCTACACAAAGCTTAAGGTTTTTTTATATAAGAGTTTTAATCTAATCACTTTTCGATAAAGTAAAGCTAAAAATCGGCATAAGATAATAATTCCATAAGGGTCCCGGTGTAATCTAAAGTCTTCAACTATACAAAATGTCTTTAATTGTTCCACAAGTAACTTGAATTAATCCGAAAGAAATTAATTTTCCAGTCTTCAATTTCAAGGCAATTGGTCTTCATGTTTTAAGCTTTAATTCGTCCAAATAATTCCACAACATATAGTCCAATACTTTTATTCTAAATTTGTCAACTCTTAAAATAAACAAGGCAATGAAACGATACCTAAAGTTGTTGCCACTATTTTAACCACAAAAATAGCCATAGAATCTTTTTTACCATTAAATGTGTCAACAATAATTATTGAGTCAAGCTCAAGCTTGAGTAGCTCGAGCTATTTGTCAAACCAAATTTGACTACTATAAATTTGGATTGAATCAAACTTTTCATTTGAATATATTTCTATATCATGAAATTATAACTTTATCCTTATTATATACAAAAAGTTTAATTACGAACGAGTTCAAGCTTATATATTGTTAATGCCAATTACACTTTCTTGTTGCAACTTAACTTGCATCTAACTTGTTGTACAACTTGCCATATATGTTGGCATTCTTTTAATCCAAAAACCTTGCACTGTTTAATACATATCTTGAAGGATTTTCCACCGCAATTTGTTCATTTATTGTATTGGAATGTGAAGGAAATCAAGTCAAGTAAGAGCTTTTTGAAGACTTTCGATGTGATTGAAtttctttaattaaaaatatccaTTTTCTTTAAAGGATTATTCCTAGAAAATCTGTGCTATTTTATTCCATATTGAAGATATACACAATCACAATTCAAGGAGATTAAAATTCACACCAGTTGAATTTTTAAGCTTGTTTCTTGTTTAGATATGAGATTGACAACATTTATCTTGTTCGTTGAGTAACTTATTTTGGTATAGATTTgctataaacaaaatattttttctgtttaatttgtaACTAAACTTCCAAGAGAAAGTTTTAGTGGGGCGAATGATCTAATTAATGTATAATAGTCAAATTGTAACTTAGTGAACTTAATCACATCTTGTAGTAGATTGATCGTGGATTACACTCTAGACAAAGCTTTGCATAAGTAGTAAGTTTTGAAACTAT
The sequence above is drawn from the Gossypium hirsutum isolate 1008001.06 chromosome A05, Gossypium_hirsutum_v2.1, whole genome shotgun sequence genome and encodes:
- the LOC107944088 gene encoding RNA-binding protein 38 yields the protein MTAAYPSYRSPFGDTTLTKVFVGGLAWETPTDDMRRYFEQFGEILEAVIITDKITGKSKGYGFVTFRDPESARKACVDPNPIINGRRANCNIASLGRPTPSPPRGSIQGSNPYQVVGQQGAPSYSGVAAPLPPPPPPAPVFYAPYGYTTYGPEYRYHQAVYNPQIQQPQHYHQLYGSSSSSSMGSPYYYGYCLQPPRGTFSAQRFHGPSYLYYPTPMEGSSTNPPPPPFPSSSDSQTQQHTTTETEDGATTSESPKP